The Candidatus Syntrophosphaera sp. genome includes a window with the following:
- a CDS encoding inorganic phosphate transporter family protein, whose protein sequence is MVFFFLLSGLFLGWSLGANDTGNIFGAAVATRMIRFRQAALIAAIFLALGAILEGSGPSGTLGRLGSVDALGGAFTVSLAAALAILVIVRTGIPVSISQTIVGAILGWNYFAGRITDFGSLLTIAGSWVTAFVVSAAVAALLFYLARGWVNRSRRHLLEQDMIVRYALIGFGALGAYYLGANNIANVVGVFVPVTPFKDLAIGSLFTLTGVQQLYIAGAGSIVLGIYTYSHRVMGTVGGDIFRLSPVTALVALLSITFVLFIFTSQGLHELFLALGLPAIPQVPVSSTQVTVGAVIGIGLAKGGKNIRYNVLAKVSLAWVAAPLMAFLFSFVALFISQNVFELEVNRPLTYTVDKAAVLEIERRGIDTKNLAFVNLRSFDTERALYGELVLDDAYPPDQAREIIRVSENHPLQVKMEILDQRGLANRFSDAQLETLAKLEERKFKRRWLLARELAKDEAWKPVEDPQNRAGEAFNAALEADLAILYNVFYSPAK, encoded by the coding sequence ATGGTCTTTTTCTTCCTCCTGAGCGGTCTCTTTCTCGGCTGGTCCCTGGGCGCCAACGACACCGGCAACATCTTCGGTGCCGCCGTGGCCACCCGCATGATCCGGTTCCGGCAGGCGGCTCTGATCGCGGCGATCTTTCTCGCTCTGGGCGCGATCCTGGAAGGCAGCGGTCCTTCCGGCACCCTGGGGCGCCTGGGCTCGGTTGACGCTTTGGGAGGCGCTTTCACGGTTTCCCTGGCCGCCGCGCTGGCCATCCTGGTGATTGTGCGGACAGGCATCCCCGTTTCCATCTCCCAAACCATCGTGGGCGCCATTCTCGGCTGGAACTATTTCGCTGGCAGGATCACGGACTTTGGCTCCCTGCTGACCATCGCCGGCAGTTGGGTGACGGCCTTTGTGGTTTCCGCTGCTGTGGCAGCCTTGCTCTTCTACCTCGCGCGCGGCTGGGTGAACCGCTCCCGCAGGCACCTGCTGGAGCAGGACATGATCGTGCGCTACGCTCTGATTGGATTTGGTGCCCTGGGAGCCTACTACCTGGGGGCGAACAACATCGCCAACGTGGTGGGGGTATTCGTTCCGGTGACGCCGTTCAAGGACCTGGCCATCGGCTCGCTGTTCACCCTCACCGGGGTGCAGCAGCTTTATATCGCAGGCGCCGGCTCCATCGTGCTGGGTATCTACACCTATTCCCACAGGGTGATGGGCACCGTGGGCGGGGACATTTTCCGCCTTTCCCCCGTGACCGCTCTGGTGGCGCTGCTTTCCATCACATTTGTCCTCTTCATCTTCACTTCCCAGGGCTTGCACGAACTCTTTCTCGCGCTGGGCCTGCCCGCGATTCCCCAGGTGCCGGTTTCCTCAACCCAGGTGACCGTGGGCGCCGTGATCGGGATCGGCCTGGCCAAAGGCGGCAAAAACATCCGCTACAACGTCCTGGCCAAGGTTTCCCTCGCCTGGGTCGCCGCGCCCCTGATGGCCTTCCTCTTTTCCTTCGTGGCGCTGTTCATCTCCCAGAACGTCTTTGAGCTGGAGGTGAACCGCCCCCTCACCTATACAGTGGATAAAGCCGCCGTGCTGGAGATCGAGCGCCGGGGGATCGACACCAAAAACCTCGCCTTCGTCAACCTGCGCAGCTTCGACACCGAGCGTGCCCTCTACGGTGAGCTGGTCCTGGACGACGCCTATCCTCCTGATCAGGCCCGGGAGATCATCCGCGTCAGCGAAAACCACCCCCTCCAGGTGAAGATGGAGATCCTGGACCAACGCGGACTCGCCAACCGCTTCAGCGACGCGCAATTGGAAACCCTGGCCAAGCTGGAGGAGCGCAAATTCAAGCGCAGATGGCTCTTGGCCCGCGAACTGGCCAAAGACGAGGCCTGGAAGCCGGTGGAGGATCCCCAAAACCGCGCCGGGGAGGCCTTCAACGCCGCCCTGGAAGCCGATCTGGCCATCCTCTACAACGTTTTTTACTCTCCAGCGAAGTAG
- a CDS encoding type II and III secretion system protein — MKIKTLCILLIALMAACLTAETMAVTEDGKVTLSEDTRINEAVQILEISSLKFVNKKILNQSNYGGSIGIPLHKVPWRKAMDLIALKNNLVVSELPGYFAFGNVPVTEATIKETIAETLDANSKQVRINAIAMLADRTYLKSLGIDWSTVFDGKVTVSADFLGATQVPGNLFGIGMDTDFAVNGTQITLSTLLKVIESNQKGTVIAKPNLIVNSGKRGYIQVGQDFSVKMLDDAGNTTERFFSTGVIMQVEPTVVEVDGEEVVHMRVSVERSSAVPGAITTVINKSKSDTELVLYNGEEAVIGGLYDTDTIRTRSGIPILKDLPWWVFGIRYLTGYYKDEVNQRELVIFLRTDVVDNAYQRAVKAAKAPPASQIPPEAGDWGYLED, encoded by the coding sequence GTGAAAATAAAAACTCTATGTATCCTTCTCATTGCCCTGATGGCTGCCTGCCTGACGGCGGAAACCATGGCCGTGACCGAGGACGGCAAGGTCACCCTCAGCGAAGACACGCGCATCAACGAAGCTGTGCAGATCCTGGAGATCTCCTCCCTGAAGTTTGTGAACAAAAAGATCCTCAACCAAAGCAACTACGGCGGCAGCATCGGGATCCCCCTGCATAAAGTTCCCTGGCGCAAGGCCATGGACCTGATCGCCCTGAAGAACAACCTCGTGGTCTCGGAACTGCCCGGCTATTTCGCCTTCGGCAACGTCCCCGTCACTGAGGCGACCATCAAGGAAACGATCGCGGAAACCCTGGACGCCAATTCCAAGCAGGTGCGCATCAACGCCATCGCCATGCTGGCCGACCGCACCTACCTGAAATCCCTGGGGATCGATTGGTCCACCGTGTTCGACGGCAAGGTTACCGTGAGCGCGGATTTCCTGGGCGCCACCCAGGTTCCAGGCAACCTCTTCGGCATTGGCATGGACACCGATTTCGCCGTCAATGGCACCCAGATCACGCTTTCCACCCTGCTCAAGGTGATCGAATCCAACCAGAAAGGCACCGTGATCGCCAAGCCAAACCTGATCGTGAATTCCGGCAAACGTGGCTACATCCAGGTGGGCCAGGATTTCTCGGTCAAGATGCTGGACGACGCCGGCAATACCACCGAAAGGTTCTTCTCCACCGGCGTGATCATGCAGGTCGAGCCCACAGTGGTGGAGGTCGACGGCGAGGAAGTGGTGCACATGCGGGTGAGCGTGGAGCGCAGCAGCGCGGTTCCCGGCGCCATCACCACCGTCATCAACAAGAGCAAGTCCGACACCGAACTGGTGCTCTATAACGGCGAGGAAGCCGTGATCGGCGGGCTTTACGACACCGACACCATCCGCACCCGCAGCGGCATCCCCATCCTCAAGGACCTGCCCTGGTGGGTCTTCGGCATCCGCTACCTCACCGGCTATTACAAGGATGAGGTCAATCAGCGCGAACTGGTGATCTTCCTCCGGACCGATGTGGTGGATAACGCCTACCAGCGCGCCGTGAAGGCGGCCAAGGCCCCGCCGGCCTCGCAGATCCCGCCGGAAGCGGGCGACTGGGGCTATCTGGAAGACTGA
- a CDS encoding DUF47 family protein — protein MPLVLKTTKFVESQIDSFLDVVSESALLFQQAMEDYLKERNSQFEERLAQIRENEKKADDLRVAIERYLYERTLIPENRGDVLAILENTDEVVDNIKDSLMQFSIEMPHIPEVLDDLWMQTTHASVAAVEQLVFAVRSFFRDLSAVNNYIHKVYFFEREADHIGEKLRRLIFSLDIELSLKSQLRFFAIHIEKISDYAQNVCDRLSIYTIKRQL, from the coding sequence GCGAGTCCGCTTTGCTCTTCCAACAGGCGATGGAGGACTATCTCAAGGAGCGGAACTCCCAGTTCGAAGAACGCCTGGCCCAGATCCGCGAGAACGAAAAGAAGGCCGACGACCTGCGCGTGGCGATCGAACGCTATCTTTATGAGCGCACCCTGATCCCGGAAAACCGGGGCGACGTATTGGCCATCCTGGAAAACACCGATGAGGTCGTGGACAACATCAAGGACTCCCTGATGCAGTTCTCCATCGAGATGCCCCACATCCCGGAAGTGCTGGACGACCTCTGGATGCAGACGACGCACGCTTCCGTGGCCGCCGTGGAACAGCTCGTTTTCGCCGTGCGCTCCTTTTTCCGCGATCTTTCCGCGGTGAACAACTACATCCACAAGGTCTATTTCTTCGAGCGTGAGGCGGACCACATCGGCGAGAAGCTGCGCCGCCTGATCTTCAGCCTGGATATCGAGCTTTCCCTCAAGAGCCAGCTGCGCTTCTTCGCCATCCACATCGAAAAGATCTCCGACTACGCCCAAAACGTCTGTGACCGCCTTTCCATCTATACGATCAAAAGGCAGCTCTGA
- a CDS encoding AEC family transporter: MNLLNSQNLFLILSFGLGLGLKQLKLMSREDASVLLRLVLNICLPPIMILAIYRATPSADMLLVTLSAMLVVGVLFLVSSFIGHHLNMPRPTFGSFLVGTMIMNTAFALPYFKAIGSEELARASLFDIGNTILIFTFSYYNAIKFGDNRHTDKIRLSRFLTLPPVWGLLAAFAIKALRLEIPAPAISFLEILGQPIGLLMMVALGLAFAPQKSHLGKALIAVFIRMGLGLAVGFLLSLAFGLQGIPRTVVIVCSSLPVGFNTLILANRENMDREFAATMVSLSTLLALFTIPLLIHILA; the protein is encoded by the coding sequence ATGAATCTCCTCAATTCGCAGAATCTGTTCCTGATCCTGTCCTTCGGCCTCGGCCTGGGGCTCAAACAATTGAAGCTCATGTCCCGGGAAGACGCTTCCGTGCTGCTGCGCCTGGTGCTGAACATCTGCCTTCCGCCGATCATGATCCTGGCCATCTACCGGGCCACCCCCTCGGCGGACATGCTGCTGGTAACGCTCAGCGCGATGCTGGTGGTGGGTGTCCTCTTTCTTGTCTCCAGTTTCATCGGCCATCATCTGAACATGCCCCGCCCCACCTTTGGCAGTTTTCTGGTGGGCACCATGATCATGAACACCGCCTTCGCCCTGCCCTATTTCAAGGCCATCGGCAGCGAGGAACTGGCCCGCGCCTCGCTCTTCGACATCGGCAACACGATCCTCATCTTCACTTTCAGCTATTATAACGCGATCAAGTTTGGAGACAACCGGCACACGGACAAGATCCGGCTGTCCCGGTTTCTCACCCTGCCGCCAGTTTGGGGATTGCTGGCAGCTTTCGCGATCAAGGCCCTGCGCCTGGAGATCCCCGCGCCCGCGATCAGTTTTCTGGAGATCCTGGGCCAGCCCATCGGCTTGCTGATGATGGTGGCCCTCGGCCTGGCTTTCGCTCCCCAAAAGTCCCACCTGGGCAAGGCGCTGATCGCCGTCTTCATCCGCATGGGGCTGGGCCTGGCGGTCGGCTTCCTGCTTTCCCTCGCCTTTGGCCTGCAGGGCATTCCGCGCACCGTGGTGATCGTCTGCTCCTCCCTGCCCGTGGGTTTCAACACCCTGATCCTGGCCAACCGGGAAAACATGGACCGGGAATTCGCCGCCACCATGGTCTCCCTTTCCACCCTGCTCGCCCTCTTCACCATCCCCCTGCTGATCCACATTCTGGCTTAG